A genomic region of Oryza glaberrima chromosome 1, OglaRS2, whole genome shotgun sequence contains the following coding sequences:
- the LOC127778767 gene encoding chaperone protein dnaJ 20, chloroplastic-like — protein MPHLAASPTSAAAAAPASARVAFLRPGRVPRPPLQTARGLRPDLGTLRTAEQPTLYDLLGISSEGTLDEVRAAYRRMARKYHPDVSPPDVAAENTRRFIEVQEAYETLSDPSRRATYDRALARGVCRLAFSSSRRVAPYYYQDQEDKSGWRRTWGDQIEELKRRSMTKDSEENLSWGARMRRRTETSSSE, from the exons aTGCCCCAtctcgccgcctcccccacctccgccgccgccgccgcccctgcctcCGCCCGCGTTGCCTTCCTGCGCCCTGGCCGCGtcccccgcccgccgctgcaGACGGCGCGTGGCCTTCGCCCGGACTTGGGCACCCTGCGCACGGCGGAGCAGCCCACGTTGTACGACCTACTCGGGATCTCGTCGGAGGGCACCCTCGACGAGGTCCGCGCGGCCTACAGGCGGATGGCGCGCAAGTACCATCCGGACGTCTCGCcgcccgacgtcgccgccgagaACACCCGCCGCTTCATCGAGGTGCAGGAGGCCTACGAGACGCTCTCCGACCCCAGCCGCCGGGCCACCTACGACCGCGCCCTCGCGCGCGGCGTCTGCCGGcttgccttctcctcctcccgccgcgtcgccccctACTACTACCAA GATCAGGAAGACAAGTCTGGCTGGAGGAGAACTTGGGGAGACCAAATTGAGGAGCTGAAGAGGAGGAGCATGACGAAGGATTCAGAGGAGAACCTCTCCTGGGGAGCTCGGATGCGAAGAAGAACCGAAACATCATCCTCTGAGTAA
- the LOC127778742 gene encoding uncharacterized protein LOC127778742 isoform X2, translated as MPTQHLTSRRHAELLRHLLLDGGAAVKDLRLRRVVPLTSAPLDDSSPDPAGAAAKSGSAETTPPEAQDGRERKPVVQRSKLVHAPASFGYRRLLPFLNQLTNTNQESECPSGKDNSKIDAYAESESEAQPDPVHCSISTTKEEINISSSHLSSTKMCLSRCQRSRFVHHPSSFSYKRMLPFVTENEITSQEGHRTKIPRLVQEKQSSTDENLILTTGQHHFVMSGDSAEECKTAQVERLVEENESKSDRIHPLGGRLLQPAVSEAAHLELQVSTVEGQNLTQERVLASDAHLLSSDKGECTLKWNDVLPAGQHQPAASEDFSEESNKAGVEAVLEERKSVPDGNSVLDGRQLQTFVSKASPPEGTAEMQKATQKQAVTSDGDDDPLASCKGGSLAKEQPLLHATEELSVKDNAEGDEVHQCQSPELGTSDVCFGGPTKVVIPSVNSHNALEQCDSMASLDEPLLDVEMTCIPLDPCATGVPYSVKETPAGVLCTSDHCSTGTPLTVEETSSSVSVVHIEPMSSKVSPVRQRGSPCLEKRGLSPKKLSPKKGILKRHTRGCKGICMCLDCSTFRLRADRAFEFSRKQMQEADDIIDNLLKEVSSLRNLMEKSAGQETKQTACQRASQVEVVARERRRQMLMELNSHCRIPGPRVKFAQYVEERMASSPSPDSPSRRR; from the exons atgCCCACACAGCACCTGACCTCTCGCCGCCACGCTGAGCtactccgccatctcctcctagatggcggcgccgccgtgaaGGACCTCCGTCTCCGCCGTGTCGTCCCGCTCACCTCCGCGCCCCTTGACGACTCCTCCCCCGACCCGGCCGGCGCTGCTGCCAAATCTGGATCTGCAGAGACGACGCCGCCGGAGGCCCAAGACGGCCGGGAGCGAAAGCCG GTCGTCCAGCGGTCGAAGCTCGTGCACGCCCCGGCCTCCTTCGGCTACCGCCGCTTACTGCCTTTCCTCAACCAACTGACCAACACCAACCAAG AATCAGAATGCCCTAGTGGCAAGGACAACTCCAAGATTGATGCATATGCCGAATCTGAATCTGAAGCTCAACCTGATCCTGTGCATTGCTCTATCAGCACCACCAAGGAAGAAATCAACATTTCCTCTTCTCATCTTTCAAGCACCAAGATG TGCCTTTCCCGGTGTCAGAGGTCCAGGTTTGTTCACCACCCCAGCTCATTTAGCTACAAGAGGATGCTGCCATTTGTTACGGAGAACG AGATCACTTCTCAGGAAGGTCACAGGACCAAAATTCCAAGACTCGTACAAGAAAAGCAATCTTCAACGGATGAGAATCTTATCTTGACCACTGGACAGCATCACTTTGTTATGTCAGGAGACTCTGCTGAGGAATGCAAAACAGCTCAAGTCGAAAGATTAGTAGAAGAAAACGAATCAAAATCAGACAGGATTCATCCTCTTGGTGGAAGGCTGCTTCAGCCTGCTGTTTCTGAAGCCGCTCATCTAGAACTACAAGTCAGTACAGTTGAAGGGCAAAATCTCACACAGGAAAGAGTGCTAGCTTCAGATGCACACCTTCTATCTTCAGACAAGGGTGAGTGCACATTGAAATGGAATGATGTCCTGCCTGCTGGACAGCATCAGCCTGCTGCCTCAGAAGACTTCTCTGAAGAAAGCAACAAAGCAGGAGTTGAAGCAGTATTAGAAGAGAGGAAATCAGTTCCAGACGGAAATTCTGTTCTTGATGGCAGACAGCTTCAGACTTTTGTTTCAAAAGCTTCTCCTCCAGAAGGCACAGCTGAAATGCAGAAGGCCACACAAAAACAAGCAGTGACTTCAGATGGTGATGACGACCCTCTAGCCTCCTGCAAGGGTGGATCTCTTGCCAAAGAGCAGCCTCTACTGCATGCTACAGAGGAGTTGTCAGTAAAAGATAATGCTGAAGGTGATGAGGTACATCAATGCCAAAGCCCAGAGTTGGGAACTTCTGATGTTTGTTTTGGTGGTCCTACCAAGGTTGTAATACCATCAGTGAATTCCCACAATGCACTAGAGCAATGTGATTCTATGGCTTCTCTAGATGAACCGTTGCTTGATGTGGAGATGACATGCATTCCTTTGGACCCTTGTGCTACTGGTGTGCCCTACTCAGTGAAGGAAACGCCTGCTGGTGTTCTGTGCACGTCTGATCATTGTTCCACTGGCACACCCTTAACAGTGGAAGAAACCTCCAGTTCCGTTTCTGTTGTGCACATTGAGCCAATGTCAAGCAAAGTCAGCCCAGTACGGCAAAGAGGTTCCCCTTGTTTGGAAAAACGAGGCCTTTCCCCTAAGAAACTATCTCCAAAGAAAGGAATACTTAAGAGACATACAAGGGGGTGTAAGGGAATCTGCATGTGCTTGGACTGCAGCACATTCCGTTTACGTGCTGACCGAGCTTTTGAGTTCTCTAGGAAGCAGATGCAAGAGGCAGATGATATAATAGATAACTTACTAAAGGAGGTGTCAAGTCTTAGGAATCTCATGGAGAAATCTGCTGGCCAA GAGACAAAGCAAACAGCCTGCCAGCGGGCGTCacaggtggaggtggtggccaGAGAGCGTCGTAGGCAGATGTTGATGGAGCTGAACTCACATTGCAGGATCCCT GGACCAAGGGTGAAATTTGCACAATATGTTGAAGAGAGGATGGCGTCGTCTCCATCACCTGATTCACCTAGCAGGAGAAGATAA
- the LOC127778742 gene encoding uncharacterized protein LOC127778742 isoform X1: MPTQHLTSRRHAELLRHLLLDGGAAVKDLRLRRVVPLTSAPLDDSSPDPAGAAAKSGSAETTPPEAQDGRERKPVVQRSKLVHAPASFGYRRLLPFLNQLTNTNQESECPSGKDNSKIDAYAESESEAQPDPVHCSISTTKEEINISSSHLSSTKMCLSRCQRSRFVHHPSSFSYKRMLPFVTENEITSQEGHRTKIPRLVQEKQSSTDENLILTTGQHHFVMSGDSAEECKTAQVERLVEENESKSDRIHPLGGRLLQPAVSEAAHLELQVSTVEGQNLTQERVLASDAHLLSSDKGECTLKWNDVLPAGQHQPAASEDFSEESNKAGVEAVLEERKSVPDGNSVLDGRQLQTFVSKASPPEGTAEMQKATQKQAVTSDGDDDPLASCKGGSLAKEQPLLHATEELSVKDNAEGDEVHQCQSPELGTSDVCFGGPTKVVIPSVNSHNALEQCDSMASLDEPLLDVEMTCIPLDPCATGVPYSVKETPAGVLCTSDHCSTGTPLTVEETSSSVSVVHIEPMSSKVSPVRQRGSPCLEKRGLSPKKLSPKKGILKRHTRGCKGICMCLDCSTFRLRADRAFEFSRKQMQEADDIIDNLLKEVSSLRNLMEKSAGQQETKQTACQRASQVEVVARERRRQMLMELNSHCRIPGPRVKFAQYVEERMASSPSPDSPSRRR; this comes from the exons atgCCCACACAGCACCTGACCTCTCGCCGCCACGCTGAGCtactccgccatctcctcctagatggcggcgccgccgtgaaGGACCTCCGTCTCCGCCGTGTCGTCCCGCTCACCTCCGCGCCCCTTGACGACTCCTCCCCCGACCCGGCCGGCGCTGCTGCCAAATCTGGATCTGCAGAGACGACGCCGCCGGAGGCCCAAGACGGCCGGGAGCGAAAGCCG GTCGTCCAGCGGTCGAAGCTCGTGCACGCCCCGGCCTCCTTCGGCTACCGCCGCTTACTGCCTTTCCTCAACCAACTGACCAACACCAACCAAG AATCAGAATGCCCTAGTGGCAAGGACAACTCCAAGATTGATGCATATGCCGAATCTGAATCTGAAGCTCAACCTGATCCTGTGCATTGCTCTATCAGCACCACCAAGGAAGAAATCAACATTTCCTCTTCTCATCTTTCAAGCACCAAGATG TGCCTTTCCCGGTGTCAGAGGTCCAGGTTTGTTCACCACCCCAGCTCATTTAGCTACAAGAGGATGCTGCCATTTGTTACGGAGAACG AGATCACTTCTCAGGAAGGTCACAGGACCAAAATTCCAAGACTCGTACAAGAAAAGCAATCTTCAACGGATGAGAATCTTATCTTGACCACTGGACAGCATCACTTTGTTATGTCAGGAGACTCTGCTGAGGAATGCAAAACAGCTCAAGTCGAAAGATTAGTAGAAGAAAACGAATCAAAATCAGACAGGATTCATCCTCTTGGTGGAAGGCTGCTTCAGCCTGCTGTTTCTGAAGCCGCTCATCTAGAACTACAAGTCAGTACAGTTGAAGGGCAAAATCTCACACAGGAAAGAGTGCTAGCTTCAGATGCACACCTTCTATCTTCAGACAAGGGTGAGTGCACATTGAAATGGAATGATGTCCTGCCTGCTGGACAGCATCAGCCTGCTGCCTCAGAAGACTTCTCTGAAGAAAGCAACAAAGCAGGAGTTGAAGCAGTATTAGAAGAGAGGAAATCAGTTCCAGACGGAAATTCTGTTCTTGATGGCAGACAGCTTCAGACTTTTGTTTCAAAAGCTTCTCCTCCAGAAGGCACAGCTGAAATGCAGAAGGCCACACAAAAACAAGCAGTGACTTCAGATGGTGATGACGACCCTCTAGCCTCCTGCAAGGGTGGATCTCTTGCCAAAGAGCAGCCTCTACTGCATGCTACAGAGGAGTTGTCAGTAAAAGATAATGCTGAAGGTGATGAGGTACATCAATGCCAAAGCCCAGAGTTGGGAACTTCTGATGTTTGTTTTGGTGGTCCTACCAAGGTTGTAATACCATCAGTGAATTCCCACAATGCACTAGAGCAATGTGATTCTATGGCTTCTCTAGATGAACCGTTGCTTGATGTGGAGATGACATGCATTCCTTTGGACCCTTGTGCTACTGGTGTGCCCTACTCAGTGAAGGAAACGCCTGCTGGTGTTCTGTGCACGTCTGATCATTGTTCCACTGGCACACCCTTAACAGTGGAAGAAACCTCCAGTTCCGTTTCTGTTGTGCACATTGAGCCAATGTCAAGCAAAGTCAGCCCAGTACGGCAAAGAGGTTCCCCTTGTTTGGAAAAACGAGGCCTTTCCCCTAAGAAACTATCTCCAAAGAAAGGAATACTTAAGAGACATACAAGGGGGTGTAAGGGAATCTGCATGTGCTTGGACTGCAGCACATTCCGTTTACGTGCTGACCGAGCTTTTGAGTTCTCTAGGAAGCAGATGCAAGAGGCAGATGATATAATAGATAACTTACTAAAGGAGGTGTCAAGTCTTAGGAATCTCATGGAGAAATCTGCTGGCCAA CAGGAGACAAAGCAAACAGCCTGCCAGCGGGCGTCacaggtggaggtggtggccaGAGAGCGTCGTAGGCAGATGTTGATGGAGCTGAACTCACATTGCAGGATCCCT GGACCAAGGGTGAAATTTGCACAATATGTTGAAGAGAGGATGGCGTCGTCTCCATCACCTGATTCACCTAGCAGGAGAAGATAA
- the LOC127778757 gene encoding non-specific phospholipase C6-like, translating to MWPLSPHRRHLQQHGHSGAMGRRLLLLFLMLAQAPNSNGDSKIKNVVVLALENRSFDHMLGWMQRLLGLPIDGLTGAECNPAPGPGPADSLLHCVSPDADLVVPDDPAHAFEDVLEQLLGFRPNDSAGAAASPSDMSGFVRSAVSVSALLTDAVMRGFTPSRLPAFSALASSFAVFDRWFSSIPGPTQPNRLFLYSATSHGAVAHDKWNLLRGYPQRTIFDSLAADALDYRVYFKTIPTTLFYRRLRTVANAARGTFRRYDAAFRDHARRGLLPALSVIEPRYFDLTGTPADDDHPAHDVANGQRLVKDVYEALRAGPQWNHTLLIITYDEHGGFYDHVPPPNVGVPSPDAIRGPLPFFFRFDRLGVRVPTIMVSPWIRKGTVVGRPPGGPTPTSEYEHSSIPATIKKIFNLSSDFLTRRDAWAGTFEHLFTDLDEPRTDCPETLPEIPPPSSSSSSTKKEDGGWLSDFQRELVQLAAFLNGDYMLSSFAQEYESRMTMTVKQADAYVRRAVKSFLEASKRAKRLGANDSAIVTMRPSLTTATTCCP from the coding sequence ATGTGGCCGCTCTCTCCTCACCGACGGCATCTCCAGCAGCACGGGCATTCCGGCGCCATGGGTCGGCGGCTGTTGCTGCTCTTCCTAATGCTGGCACAGGCACCCAATTCCAATGGGGATTCCAAGATAAAGAACGTGGTGGTGTTGGCGCTGGAGAACCGGTCGTTCGACCACATGCTGGGGTGGATGCAGCGGCTGCTGGGCCTCCCCATCGACGGCCTCACCGGCGCAGAGTGCAACCCGGCTCCAGGACCAGGTCCAGCCGACTCCCTCCTCCACTGCGTCTCccccgacgccgacctcgtcgtcccCGACGACCCCGCCCACGCCTTCGAGGACGTCCTCGAGCAGCTGCTGGGGTTCCGACCCAATGACTctgctggcgccgccgcctccccctcagACATGTCGGGCTTCGTCCGCAGCGCCGTCTCCGTGAGCGCGCTCCTGACCGACGCCGTCATGCGGGGGTTCACCCCGTCGCGGCTCCCGGCCTTCTCCGCGCTGGCCTCCTCCTTCGCGGTGTTCGACCGCTGGTTCTCCTCCATCCCGGGGCCCACGCAGCCCAACCGGCTGTTCCTCTACTCCGCCACCTCCCACGGCGCCGTCGCCCACGACAAGTGGAACCTCCTCCGCGGCTACCCGCAGCGCACCATCTTCgactccctcgccgccgacgccctcgacTACCGGGTCTACTTCAAGACCATCCCCACCACCCTCTtctaccgccgcctccgcaccgTCGCCAACGCCGCCCGCGGCACCTTCCGCCGCTACGACGCCGCCTTCCGCGACCACGCCCGCAGGGGCCTCCTCCCGGCGCTCTCCGTCATCGAGCCACGCTACTTCGACCTCACCGGCACgcccgccgacgacgaccacccGGCGCACGACGTCGCCAACGGCCAGAGGCTGGTCAAGGACGTCTACGAGGCGCTGCGGGCGGGCCCGCAGTGGAACCACACGCTGCTCATCATCACCTACGACGAGCACGGCGGCTTCTACGACCACGTCCCGCCGCCCAACGTCGGCGTCCCCAGCCCCGACGCCATCCGTGGCCCGCTGCCCTTCTTCTTCAGGTTCGACCGCCTCGGCGTCAGGGTGCCCACCATCATGGTGTCGCCGTGGATCAGGAAAGGGACGGTGGTGGGGAGGCCGCCGGGAGGGCCAACGCCCACGTCCGAGTACGAGCACTCCTCCATCCCGGCCACCATCAAGAAGATATTCAACCTCAGCTCCGACTTCCTCACCAGGAGGGATGCGTGGGCGGGCACCTTCGAGCACCTCTTCACGGACCTGGACGAGCCAAGGACGGACTGCCCGGAGACATTGCCGGAGATCCCGCCGCcatcttcctcgtcgtcgtcgaccaaGAAAGAAGACGGAGGATGGCTGTCGGACTTCCAGCGCGAGCTGGTGCAGCTGGCGGCCTTCCTCAACGGCGACTACATGCTGTCAAGCTTCGCACAGGAGTACGAGTCGAGAATGACGATGACGGTGAAGCAGGCGGATGCGTATGTGAGGCGAGCCGTCAAAAGTTTCCTGGAGGCCAGCAAGCGGGCCAAACGCTTAGGTGCAAACGACTCCGCCATTGTAACCATGAGACCATCCCTCACTACTGCAACCACCTGCTGCCCTTAG